From a region of the Odocoileus virginianus isolate 20LAN1187 ecotype Illinois chromosome 1, Ovbor_1.2, whole genome shotgun sequence genome:
- the PPP1R3A gene encoding protein phosphatase 1 regulatory subunit 3A isoform X2, with protein MFYLHNLACLLQKKILCNNFKYRKRYWNQPSIRLDLQKQQEPEPEKLQEDVPNRQIKGCLKVKSSKEESSVTSDENNFENSKLTDTYIPTIVCSHEDKEDLETSNQNVKDVNRAQDERNEKELEPMINQHLLRSTASGDEKNTVNFPNKAERLEKKQIHDDVHTDLLKRPLSSSSSAERSLKGDFYHKEKYFSGNEHTYQHSEEFTSDTGEIKPSLGNTSSDEVVQLHVSSKEVLDDNANPAKVRGRVQMSCPSADQLMADNLNKKLEGEAKEIEVKDWECLKDDFRLDFHSEKSIEKGSSKKDYGNSKNEEEEQRIYLGVNEKQSKSFQSVLHDQERKMSRSEISVEGMGASNRDLTALPSKNTTIHDQSIRADTFHSPRTNLSLEETVSAASDCDLSASKGTSLGGMPGQAGSPRNGNVLRNKYLFQAEEEKSVWINPEDQNKNTQHKQSWNVLESQERARGSKTTITEQSKEQADYEDMWGKRDDTRSLKVNPTQELFTCQETASCELSSLADHGITEKAEAGTAYIIKTTSESTLECMSAREKAIIAKLPQETARSDRPIEVKETAFDPHEGRNDDSHDTLCQRDTVGVIYDNDFEKKSCSGICNVHVDEKEKEETIAVYNAGKTHDKKKCVIGNTTSVEESSQVITGNQKAASKLDLHLGMLPTDKKILPENRDHEQVQELSKRTNIDAIIHSSLNSETNRTSQNGSQVSNHHAKSSVSSHEQATTIEHASSTMTLQSTSKSEYNCNPTSEIQGTEKHSHPASPLEEVSKSSGIVTSGSTKERCIGQIVKQGECSVEKPLGPTILISEASENIEGVRHENEGLINSGQSLYSSGDKESDSPASDSLPAQESQSQSESLLSKYINSKVPYFLLFLIFLVTIYQYDLMIGLAF; from the exons TAAAGAAGAATCATCGGTAACATCAGATGAGAATAACTTTGAGAATTCAAAGCTTACAG ATACCTATATCCCAACAATTGTTTGTTCTCATGAGGACAAGGAAGACTTGGAAACCAGTAATCAAAATGTAAAAGATGTAAACAGGGCACAGGATGAACGTAATGAAAAAGAATTAGAGCCGATG ATAAACCAACACTTGCTAAGAAGTACTGCTTCTGGAGATGAAAAGAATACAGTCAATTTTCCAAATAAAGCTGAGAGGTTAGAGAAGAAGCAAATCCATGATGATGTACACACTGACTTGCTTAAAAGGCCTTTGTCTTCAAGTTCATCAGCAGAAAGATCCTTAAAGGGAGATTTTTaccacaaggaaaaatatttctcaggAAATGAGCATACTTATCAACATTCAGAGGAATTTACTTCAGATACAGGAGAAATCAAGCCATCATTGGGAAATACTAGTAGTGATGAAGTAGTACAATTACATGTTAGCAGCAAAGAAGTACTGGATGATAATGCTAATCCAGCCAAAGTGAGAGGCAGAGTGCAAATGTCTTGTCCTTCTGCAGACCAACTAATGGCAGACAACCTTAACAAAAAACTTGAAGGAGAAGCTAAAGAAATTGAAGTAAAAGATTGGGAATGTTTAAAAGATGACTTTCGCTTGGATTTCCATTCAGAAAAATCGATAGAAAAAGGATCTTCCAAGAAAGATTATGGCAATAGTAAGAATGAGGAGGAGGAGCAAAGAATATATTTAGGtgttaatgaaaaacaaagtaaaagttTTCAATCAGTCTTACATGaccaagaaagaaagatgagCCGCTCTGAAATAAGTGTGGAAGGGATGGGAGCCAGTAACAGAGACCTAACTGCTCTGCCGAGTAAAAACACCACAATTCATGACCAGTCAATCAGAGCAGATACGTTTCATTCACCAAGGACAAATCTAAGCCTGGAGGAAACTGTGTCAGCGGCCTCAGACTGTGATCTCTCGGCTAGCAAAGGCACTAGTCTAGGAGGGATGCCTGGTCAAGCTGGTTCACCAAGAAATGGAAATGTTTTGAGGAATAAGTACCTTTTCCAagctgaagaagaaaaatcagtttgGATTAATCCTGAAGATCAGAATAAGAACACACAGCATAAACAAAGTTGGAATGTTCTGGAAAGTCAGGAAAGAGCAAGAGGGAGTAAGACAACTATAACAGAGCAGTCCAAAGAACAAGCAGATTATGAAGACATGTGGGGAAAAAGAGATGATACAAGGAGCTTGAAAGTTAATCCTACACAAGAATTGTTTACCTGCCAAGAAACAGCAAGCTGTGAACTGTCTTCTCTAGCTGATCATGGTATTACTGAGAAAGCAGAAGCAGGTACAGCTTACATAATTAAGACAACATCAGAAAGTACTCTAGAATGCATGTCTGCTAGAGAAAAAGCAATAATTGCTAAGCTACCTCAAGAGACAGCACGAAGTGACAGGCCCATAGAGGTAAAGGAAACAGCGTTTGATCCACATGAAGGGAGAAATGATGATTCACATGATACCCTTTGTCAACGAGATACAGTAGGTGTAATCTATGACAATGATTTTGAAAAGAAGTCATGTTCAGGTATTTGTAATGTACATGTAgatgaaaaggagaaggaagaaaccaTAGCTGTATATAATGCTGGGAAGACACATGACAAGAAGAAATGTGTCATTGGGAATACAACATCTGTAGAAGAATCCTCACAGGTCATTACAGGCAATCAAAAAGCAGCCTCAAAACTAGATTTACATTTGGGAATGTTACCAACAGACAAAAAAATACTTCCAGAGAATAGAGATCATGAGCAGGTCCAAGAATTATCAAAGAGAACAAATATAGATGCCattattcattcttctttaaaCTCAGAGACTAATAGAACTTCTCAGAATGGCTCTCAGGTTTCCAATCACCATGCTAAAAGTTCGGTGTCATCTCACGAACAGGCCACTACTATAGAGCATGCAAGTTCTACCATGACGCTCCAATCTACTTCTAAGTCAGAATATAATTGTAATCCAACAAGTGAAATCCAGGGTACTGAAAAGCACTCTCATCCTGCATCTCCACTGGAAGAAGTTTCTAAAAGTTCAGGAATAGTGACATCAGGTAGTACAAAGGAAAGATGTATAGGCCAGATTGTCAAACAAGGAGAATGCAGTGTGGAGAAACCTCTAGGGCCAACGATTTTAATCAGTGAAGCTTCTGAGAACATAGAAGGGGTAAGGCATGAAAATGAAGGATTAATAAACTCTGGACAATCACTGTACTCTTCAGGTGACAAGGAATCTGACAGCCCTGCTTCTGATAGTCTCCCTGCCCAGGAAAGTCAATCTCAAAGTGAATCTCTGCTTTCAAAATACATCAACTCTAAAGTACCTTACTTCCTTTTGTTTCTGATATTTCTTGTAACCATCTATCAGTATGACTTAATGATTGGCTTGGCCTTCTAG